Proteins co-encoded in one Euleptes europaea isolate rEulEur1 chromosome 1, rEulEur1.hap1, whole genome shotgun sequence genomic window:
- the LOC130492291 gene encoding melanin-concentrating hormone receptor 1-like translates to MPSLFGIICFLGIVGNLIVIYTIIKKKKLRCKQTVPDIFIFNLSIVDLLFLLGMPFLIHQLLGNGAWYFGAPLCTIITALDTNSQITSTNILTVMTLDRYLATVYPLKSTYVRTPCVAALVIGLVWLLSFLTIIPVWMYAGLMPLEDGTFRCALLLPNPETDIYWFTLYQFMLAFAIPLFIICVVYFKILQHMATTVVPLPQRSLRVRTKKVTRMAVAICSAFFICWAPFYILQLVHLGIDKPSVAFFYAYNFAISLGYANSCLNPFLYIALSETFKRQFMVAIRPAKEQFRVNNNNNSTTEASVCLKLAPESTQQTQFLEDFSPHSMPVTVAVH, encoded by the coding sequence ATGCCTAGCCTGTTCGGCATCATCTGTTTCCTCGGCATAGTTGGGAACCTTATTGTGATCTACACcatcatcaagaagaagaagctgaGGTGCAAGCAGACAGTGCCTGATATCTTCATCTTCAATCTCTCCATTGTGGACCTGCTGTTCCTGTTGGGCATGCCATTCCTTATCCACCAGCTCCTTGGCAATGGTGCCTGGTATTTTGGAGCTCCGTTATGTACCATCATCACCGCTCTGGACACCAACAGTCAGATCACCAGCACCAATATCCTGACAGTAATGACCCTGGACCGTTATTTGGCAACCGTCTATCCTTTGAAGTCCACTTATGTCCGTACTCCATGTGTGGCAGCCTTAGTTATTGGCCTAGTGTGGCTCCTTTCCTTCCTGACCATCATCCCTGTATGGATGTATGCAGGGCTGATGCCTCTGGAGGATGGGACGTTCCGCTGTGCTCTTTtgcttcccaacccagagacaGATATCTATTGGTTCACCCTTTACCAGTTCATGTTAGCTTTTGCTATTCCATTGTTCATAATCTGTGTGGTCTACTTTAAGATTCTCCAGCATATGGCTACCACTGTAGTGCCCTTACCCCAAAGGAGTCTCCGGGTACGTACCAAGAAGGTCACTCGGATGGCTGTCGCCATCTGCTCTGCCTTTTTCATCTGCTGGGCACCCTTCTATATCCTTCAGCTGGTGCATCTTGGAATAGACAAGCCTTCTGTTGCCTTCTTCTATGCCTACAACTTTGCCATTAGCTTGGGCTACGCCAACAGTTGCCTcaaccctttcctctacattgcTCTGAGTGAGACCTTCAAGCGTCAGTTCATGGTGGCCATCCGTCCGGCCAAGGAGCAGTTTCGAgtcaacaacaataacaacagcacAACAGAAGCCAGTGTGTGCCTCAAGCTTGCACCAGAATCCACCCAGCAGACTCAGTTTCTGGAGGACTTTTCTCCTCACTCAATGCCTGTGACTGTTGCTGTTCACTAG